A stretch of the Thiomicrorhabdus xiamenensis genome encodes the following:
- the pstB gene encoding phosphate ABC transporter ATP-binding protein PstB translates to MSESNVSITMDRDSRNLRLEDEKVAIEVNDWNLYYGSKQALSNVSMKLPENRVTAFIGPSGCGKSTLLRCFNRMNDLIDIVRVEGEMTLHGDDMYAKGMDVAALRRRVGMVFQKPNPFPKSIYENVCYGLRLQGIKDKRVLDESVEWALKGAGLWEEVKDRLNDNALGMSGGQQQRLCIARAIAIKPEVLLLDEPTSALDPISTLAIEELIFELKKDFTILIVTHNMQQAARVSDYTAFMYMGELIEYTDTDTLFTNPQVKRTEDYITGRYG, encoded by the coding sequence ATGAGTGAAAGTAACGTAAGCATTACAATGGATCGCGACAGCCGTAATCTTCGTTTGGAGGATGAGAAGGTTGCGATTGAAGTCAATGACTGGAACCTGTACTACGGCAGTAAGCAGGCATTATCCAATGTCTCGATGAAATTGCCGGAAAACCGCGTAACGGCATTTATCGGTCCTTCGGGATGCGGTAAGTCAACGCTGTTACGCTGTTTTAACCGTATGAACGATTTGATCGATATTGTCCGTGTGGAAGGAGAAATGACTCTGCATGGCGACGATATGTACGCCAAAGGAATGGATGTTGCCGCTTTGCGTCGTCGTGTCGGCATGGTGTTCCAGAAGCCGAATCCTTTTCCGAAGTCGATCTATGAAAACGTTTGTTACGGTTTGCGTCTGCAAGGTATTAAAGATAAGCGTGTTCTGGATGAAAGCGTTGAGTGGGCGCTGAAGGGTGCCGGATTGTGGGAAGAGGTCAAGGATCGTCTGAATGATAATGCACTGGGGATGTCCGGTGGTCAGCAGCAGCGTCTGTGTATCGCCCGCGCAATCGCGATCAAGCCGGAAGTTCTGCTTCTGGACGAGCCGACCTCGGCACTGGATCCGATTTCAACTCTGGCGATCGAAGAGCTGATTTTTGAATTGAAGAAAGATTTCACTATTCTGATCGTAACCCACAATATGCAGCAGGCGGCTCGTGTCTCGGATTACACGGCCTTTATGTATATGGGTGAGCTGATTGAATATACCGATACGGACACTTTGTTCACCAATCCGCAGGTGAAGCGTACCGAAGATTATATTACCGGCCGTTACGGTTAA
- the phoR gene encoding phosphate regulon sensor histidine kinase PhoR: MLTSGIKRELTWVIGALWLAFGFAWLTGWWYSTSAGFVVLYIGRHLWSVRRFEKWIQGTSIDAHPPLTGLWSEVSYQVSKKQRALEKHADLNFYKSEQFKAASMLLPSAVVSIDQNHYIEWLNEPATRMLGLLRQDVGRRIEAIIRQPDFLEYLKSGDYRRAITLTLDQSRIFEVKIINYFENHRLLIATDITELYQLAQIRRDFVANASHELRTPLTVLHGYLELLTDMPHEPQWDTPLEHMSNQTVRMRAIIEDLLTLSSIEAGSINAKQEEVDVPKILEQLKAEVEQLASAGHRLKFEITPGLMIKGMPEPLKSVFMNLLSNAIRYSPDGGEVSVRWYADEEGAHFSVSDQGLGISPEHIPRLTERFYRVDKDRSRVTGGTGLGLAIVKHVLDKHDSHLEVSSMPGVGSTFGCSFALSRVVHTQKDA; encoded by the coding sequence TTGTTAACAAGTGGAATTAAACGCGAGCTGACCTGGGTCATTGGGGCTCTCTGGCTTGCTTTCGGATTTGCCTGGCTGACCGGCTGGTGGTATTCAACCTCAGCCGGTTTTGTCGTTTTGTATATCGGCCGTCATTTATGGAGTGTACGGCGCTTCGAAAAATGGATTCAGGGTACCAGTATTGATGCGCATCCGCCGTTGACCGGTTTGTGGAGCGAAGTCTCCTATCAGGTTTCGAAGAAGCAGCGCGCTCTGGAAAAGCACGCGGATTTGAACTTCTATAAATCCGAGCAGTTTAAGGCGGCTTCGATGCTACTGCCGTCGGCGGTGGTTTCGATTGATCAGAATCACTATATCGAATGGCTTAACGAGCCTGCGACGCGAATGCTTGGCCTGCTTCGTCAGGATGTCGGACGCCGGATAGAGGCGATTATCCGACAACCGGATTTTCTGGAATATCTGAAATCTGGCGATTACCGCCGTGCCATTACTCTGACCCTGGATCAGTCGCGGATTTTTGAAGTCAAGATCATTAATTATTTTGAAAATCACCGTCTGTTGATTGCCACGGATATAACAGAGTTGTATCAGCTGGCGCAGATTCGCCGCGACTTTGTAGCCAATGCTTCGCATGAATTGCGCACGCCTTTGACCGTCTTGCACGGTTATCTGGAATTGTTAACCGACATGCCGCACGAACCGCAGTGGGATACGCCTTTAGAACATATGAGTAACCAGACGGTTCGAATGCGTGCAATTATCGAGGATCTTCTGACGCTTTCTTCAATCGAAGCAGGGTCAATCAATGCCAAACAGGAAGAGGTCGATGTGCCGAAAATTCTCGAACAGCTGAAAGCGGAAGTCGAGCAGTTGGCATCGGCAGGGCATAGGTTGAAATTTGAAATTACCCCGGGATTGATGATTAAAGGTATGCCGGAGCCGCTGAAAAGCGTATTCATGAATTTGTTGTCGAATGCGATCCGCTACTCGCCGGATGGCGGTGAAGTCAGTGTCCGCTGGTATGCTGATGAAGAGGGGGCGCATTTCAGCGTATCCGATCAGGGCTTGGGAATCTCTCCCGAGCATATTCCACGACTGACCGAGCGTTTTTACCGCGTCGACAAAGACCGTTCGCGAGTGACCGGTGGTACAGGGCTCGGTCTGGCAATCGTTAAGCATGTTCTGGATAAGCACGACTCTCATCTGGAAGTGAGCAGTATGCCGGGCGTAGGCAGTACTTTCGGTTGCAGTTTTGCACTTAGTCGGGTGGTTCACACTCAGAAGGACGCCTGA
- the pstA gene encoding phosphate ABC transporter permease PstA, whose amino-acid sequence MREWFKKGEHWIWMSSAMVALSVVLVFGLFSMITYKGLVHFWPHEVYEYQLQNGKEIESVVGELRDSKMKEVSAGEGQAPQEVPQLLIKVGNRDLYGIDFRWLSSDELVSDEPKIAQDAVVIERYEYGNVYGWYQSLKVAGDTFSGSDVQAALAKQVAEGKRLHDEIKSIEKGDIGLINYKIEQLRLEEKRLQAEGDWTDAKAQLMKDERAALDEQFREYQAQTQELYQLQKTLGELTMSVSGGQTLNVPVKNIVEYWQPNEMSFADKLGFFFHGIKRFLTEDPREANTEGGIFPAMIGTITMVLIMTILVTPMGVIAAVYMREYAKDGPVLRMVRISINNLAGVPSIVFGIFGLGFFVYILGGSIDELFYGYALPSPTFGTPGLLWASLTMALLTLPVVIVSTEEGLSRIPRALREGGLALGATKIEVISKIVLPMALPAIMTGLILAVARAAGEVAPLMLVGVVKLAPELPVDAIAPFVHLDRKFMHLGFHIYDVGFQSPNVEASQPLVYATSLLLVLIIVGLNLGAISIRNRLREKYKALDN is encoded by the coding sequence ATGAGAGAATGGTTCAAAAAAGGCGAACACTGGATCTGGATGAGCTCCGCTATGGTGGCGTTGAGCGTCGTACTGGTATTCGGATTGTTTTCAATGATTACCTATAAGGGGTTGGTGCATTTCTGGCCGCATGAGGTGTATGAGTACCAGCTACAAAACGGTAAAGAGATCGAAAGCGTTGTCGGCGAGTTGCGCGACAGCAAAATGAAAGAGGTTTCTGCCGGCGAAGGTCAGGCGCCTCAGGAAGTCCCACAGCTGCTGATCAAGGTTGGTAACCGTGATCTGTATGGTATCGATTTTCGCTGGTTAAGCAGCGACGAACTGGTCAGCGACGAGCCGAAGATTGCTCAGGATGCAGTGGTCATCGAGCGCTATGAATACGGTAATGTTTATGGTTGGTATCAGAGCCTGAAGGTCGCGGGTGACACTTTTAGCGGTTCTGACGTACAGGCAGCGCTTGCCAAACAGGTCGCTGAAGGCAAACGCCTGCATGACGAGATCAAGTCGATCGAAAAAGGCGATATCGGTTTGATCAACTATAAAATCGAACAACTTCGACTTGAAGAAAAACGTCTGCAAGCCGAAGGCGACTGGACGGATGCGAAAGCGCAGCTTATGAAGGACGAACGTGCGGCCTTAGATGAGCAGTTCCGCGAGTATCAGGCACAGACGCAAGAGCTTTATCAGCTGCAGAAAACACTGGGTGAATTGACGATGAGCGTCAGTGGCGGTCAGACATTGAATGTTCCGGTGAAAAATATCGTTGAATACTGGCAGCCGAACGAAATGAGTTTTGCCGACAAACTGGGCTTCTTTTTCCACGGTATCAAGCGTTTCCTGACCGAAGATCCGCGTGAAGCCAATACCGAAGGCGGTATATTCCCGGCGATGATCGGTACCATTACGATGGTGTTAATTATGACCATTCTGGTCACGCCTATGGGGGTCATTGCAGCGGTTTATATGCGCGAATACGCCAAAGACGGCCCAGTGCTGCGTATGGTGCGAATTTCGATTAACAATCTGGCAGGGGTGCCGTCGATCGTATTCGGTATTTTTGGTCTCGGTTTCTTTGTCTATATCCTTGGTGGATCAATTGACGAACTGTTCTATGGTTATGCCTTGCCGAGTCCGACCTTCGGAACGCCGGGTCTGCTATGGGCTTCACTGACTATGGCTTTATTGACGCTGCCGGTGGTGATTGTTTCGACCGAAGAAGGGCTTTCCCGAATCCCGCGTGCATTACGTGAGGGCGGATTGGCGCTGGGGGCAACCAAGATTGAGGTGATCAGCAAGATCGTACTTCCGATGGCGCTTCCGGCGATTATGACCGGTCTGATTCTGGCGGTCGCGCGTGCGGCCGGTGAAGTTGCGCCGCTGATGCTGGTCGGTGTGGTTAAACTGGCTCCGGAGTTACCGGTTGATGCAATTGCACCGTTTGTGCATCTGGATCGTAAATTTATGCACCTGGGCTTCCATATTTATGATGTCGGTTTCCAGAGCCCGAATGTCGAAGCGTCTCAGCCGTTGGTTTATGCCACCTCGCTGCTGCTGGTGCTGATTATTGTCGGTTTGAACCTGGGCGCGATTTCGATTCGTAACCGCCTGCGTGAGAAATATAAGGCACTGGATAATTAA
- the phoU gene encoding phosphate signaling complex protein PhoU, with product MNRDEFNTHISEQMNRNIEALFNEVLEMGGLVEQQLADLNRALENNDIELAKAAMLQDENINRGEMEIDRLCATVLARQQPTASDLRLIVMAIRIAMDLERMGDEAVKIAKMAMEQCTLGGDCSSMPAYTHLRQLMAASSQMIKTALNGFSRLDTTDVMSIYHEEERMDEVLHQAVEAIKAELLASDTADKVDLQLRMLMAVRAAERITDHALNIGESVAYLVKGQDVRDLDEETMARILSQE from the coding sequence ATGAATCGTGATGAATTTAACACCCATATTTCAGAACAGATGAACCGCAATATTGAGGCTCTGTTTAATGAAGTTTTGGAAATGGGCGGTCTGGTCGAGCAGCAGCTGGCGGATCTGAACCGTGCATTGGAGAACAATGATATCGAACTGGCGAAAGCCGCCATGTTGCAGGATGAAAATATTAACCGCGGCGAGATGGAGATCGACCGTCTGTGCGCGACGGTTCTGGCTCGACAGCAGCCGACAGCATCTGACTTGCGTCTAATTGTGATGGCGATTCGCATTGCGATGGATCTTGAGCGTATGGGCGACGAAGCGGTCAAAATTGCCAAAATGGCAATGGAGCAGTGTACGCTTGGTGGTGACTGCTCATCTATGCCCGCCTACACTCATCTGCGTCAGCTGATGGCGGCGAGCAGCCAGATGATTAAAACCGCTTTGAATGGTTTCTCCCGTTTGGATACGACCGATGTGATGTCGATCTATCATGAAGAAGAGCGCATGGATGAAGTCCTTCATCAGGCGGTTGAGGCAATTAAGGCGGAATTGCTTGCTTCTGACACTGCCGATAAGGTAGATTTGCAGTTGCGTATGCTGATGGCGGTTCGTGCTGCCGAGCGTATTACAGATCATGCCTTGAACATCGGTGAAAGCGTGGCTTATCTGGTTAAAGGTCAAGATGTGCGTGATCTTGATGAAGAGACTATGGCAAGAATTTTGTCACAGGAATAG
- the phoB gene encoding phosphate regulon transcriptional regulator PhoB: MSQKTILIVEDEAAIRDMLKFTLSSSGFWVEEADNAEQGMRLALDKTPDLILLDWMLPGISGVTMAQKLRQNDQTRDMPIIMLTARGEEEAQVQGFDAGVDDYVVKPFSPRALVARVNAILRRQHGAVGANDGQQIIAGRMCLDIESHRFYVDGEELKLGPTEFKLINFFMSHANRVFSRTQLLDQVWGLNVVVEERTVDVHIRRLRKLLEPVGVDNYIQTIRGSGYRFSVVEE; the protein is encoded by the coding sequence TTGAGTCAAAAAACGATTCTCATTGTTGAAGATGAAGCCGCAATCCGCGATATGCTTAAATTTACGCTAAGCTCGTCGGGTTTTTGGGTCGAAGAAGCCGATAATGCTGAGCAGGGCATGCGCCTGGCTTTGGATAAAACACCGGATCTGATCCTTTTGGATTGGATGCTGCCGGGAATTTCCGGAGTGACTATGGCGCAGAAGCTGCGTCAGAATGATCAGACCCGCGATATGCCGATTATCATGCTGACTGCGCGGGGCGAGGAAGAGGCTCAGGTTCAAGGTTTTGATGCCGGGGTCGATGACTATGTCGTTAAACCCTTCTCTCCGCGGGCTTTGGTTGCGAGAGTGAATGCCATTCTTCGCCGCCAGCATGGTGCTGTAGGCGCGAACGACGGGCAGCAGATTATTGCCGGTCGTATGTGTTTGGATATTGAAAGCCACCGTTTCTATGTCGATGGTGAAGAACTTAAGTTGGGGCCGACTGAATTTAAGTTGATTAACTTTTTTATGTCGCATGCGAACCGGGTGTTCTCTCGAACTCAGCTGCTTGATCAGGTCTGGGGGCTGAATGTCGTGGTCGAAGAACGTACTGTCGATGTGCATATTCGTCGTTTGCGCAAGCTTCTGGAACCCGTCGGAGTGGATAATTACATTCAGACTATTCGTGGTTCGGGATATCGTTTTTCAGTTGTTGAGGAATAA